In a genomic window of Piliocolobus tephrosceles isolate RC106 chromosome 1, ASM277652v3, whole genome shotgun sequence:
- the MYCL gene encoding protein L-Myc has product MCVCAGCRASPSRRGAGPLQEAGGGSEGADMDYDSYQHYFYDYDCGEDFYRSTAPSEDIWKKFELVPSPPTSPPWGLGPGAGDPVPGIGPPEPWPGGCTGDEAESRGHSKGWGRNYASIIRRDCMWSGFSARERLERAVSDRLAAGAPRGNPPKASAAPDCTPSLEAGNPAPAAPCPLGEPKTQACSGSESPSDSENEEIDVVTVEKRQSLGIRKPVTITVRADPLDPCMKHFHISIHQQQHNYAARFPPESCSQEEASERGPQEEALERDAAGEKEDEEDEETVSPPPVESEAAQSCHPKPVSSDTEDVTKRKNHNFLERKRRNDLRSRFLALRDQVPTLASCSKAPKVVILSKALEYLQALVGAEKRMATEKRQLRCRQQQLQKRIAYLSGY; this is encoded by the exons ATGTGCGTGTGTGCGGGCTGCCGGGCTTCCCCGAGCCGGCGGGGAGCCGGTCCGCTCCAGGAGGCGGGCGGCGGGAGCGAG GGAGCGGACATGGACTACGACTCGTACCAGCACTATTTCTACGACTATGACTGCGGGGAGGATTTCTACCGCTCCACGGCGCCCAGCGAGGACATCTGGAAGAAATTCGAGCTGGTGCCATCGCCCCCCACGTCGCCGCCCTGGGGCTTGGGTCCCGGCGCAGGGGACCCGGTCCCCGGGATTGGTCCCCCGGAGCCGTGGCCCGGAGGGTGCACCGGAGACGAAGCGGAATCCCGGGGCCACTCGAAAGGTTGGGGCAGGAACTACGCCTCCATCATCCGCCGTGACTGCATGTGGAGCGGCTTCTCGGCCCGGGAACGGCTGGAGAGAGCTGTGAGCGACCGGCTCGCCGCTGGCGCGCCCCGGGGGAACCCGCCCAAGGCGTCCGCCGCCCCGGACTGCACTCCCAGCCTCGAAGCCGGCAACCCGGCGCCCGCCGCCCCCTGTCCGCTGGGCGAACCCAAGACCCAGGCCTGCTCCGGGTCCGAGAGCCCAAGCGACTCGG AGAATGAAGAAATCGATGTTGTGACAGTAGAGAAGAGGCAGTCTCTGGGTATTCGGAAGCCGGTCACCATCACGGTGCGAGCAGACCCCCTGGATCCCTGCATGAAGCATTTCCACATCTCCATCCATCAGCAACAGCACAACTATGCTGCCCGTTTTCCTCCAGAAAGCTGCTCCCAAGAAGAGGCTTCAGAGAGGGGTCCCCAAGAAGAGGCTCTGGAGAGAGATGCTGCAGGGGaaaaggaagatgaggaggatgAAGAGACTGTGAGCCCCCCACCTGTAGAAAGTGAGGCTGCCCAGTCCTGCCACCCCAAACCTGTCAGTTCTGATACTGAGGATGTGACCAAGAGGAAGAACCACAACTTCCTGGAGCGCAAGAGGCGGAATGACCTGCGTTCGCGATTCTTGGCCCTGAGGGACCAGGTGCCCACCCTGGCCAGCTGCTCTAAGGCCCCCAAAGTAGTGATCCTAAGCAAGGCCTTGGAATACTTGCAAGCCCTGGTGGGGGCTGAGAAGAGGATGGCTACAGAGAAAAGGCAGCTCCGATGCCGGCAGCAGCAATTGCAGAAAAGAATTGCATACCTCAGTGGCTACTAA